GCCACGACACCGCCGCCAATCTCGCCGATCAGCCTTATTACAGCACCGCCGACTTCGGTGATCCCGCCGGCACCGCGAACGGCAACCTGATCCTCAACACGAGCAACCCCTATCTCAGCGCGGCGGACTCGGCGACGATCAACGCCGCCGTCAACGCTGCCAACGGCACCAACAACGCCAGCAACGACTTCTATCTAGCACGGGCCAATACCGATCTCGAAACCGGTGCCTTCCGTTCGACCACCAATTTGTGGCGGATCGTCGGCGGCCTCGACGGCGATTTCACCATCGGCAGCCGCAACTTCACCTGGGACGCGACGGTGAATTACGGCCACGTCAGCACGGTGACGTCCGAACGCGAACTGGTCACCCAGAACTTCTTCAACGCCCTCGACGCGGTGGTAGGGGGCAATGGTCAGATCCAATGCGCATCGGGCTACACCAACGCCAGCATCCAGACGGGGAGCAGCACGTGCGCGCCGCTCGATATCTTCGGCGCCGGCAATGAAAGCCAGTCTGCGCTGAATTACGTCACGGCGCTGGCCAAGACCCACCAGGTCGATACCCAGTTTGATGCCGTCGCCGACGTCAAGGGTTCGATCCTGACGCTGCCCGCGGGCGATGTGAAGATCGTGCTGGGCTACGAGCATCGCCGCGAAAGCCAGAGCTTCGATCCGGGCGCTTTCTATCGCGGCGAGGAGCAGAGCGACGGCAGCTATGTGCAATATGGCAACAGCATCCCGATCACGCCGGTCGCCGGTTCCTACAACACCAACGAAGGCTTCGGCGAACTCGCCATTCCGCTGGTCAGCCCGGACATGCATGTCCCGTTGATCCACAGCCTCGATCTGAGCGGCTCGGCACGCTATACGGACAACAGCCTCACGGGCGGCTTCTGGTCCTATACCGGCGGCGGCACCTATTCCCCGGTCAGCGGCGTGACGTTCCGTGGCAACTATACGCGGTCCTTCCGCTCGCCGTCGGTCACCGAACTATTCTCGCCGACTGGCTCGACGTTCGAAACCGCCAATGATCCGTGCGATCCCCGCTTCATCAGCGGTGGCGCCAACCCCGCGCAGCGCGCCAAAAATTGTGCGGCGGAAGGCATTCCGACCGATTTCGTGTCGCATGTCGCCGACGCCACCGCCGAGGGCAGCTCCGGCGGCAACGTCAACCTGCAGAACGAGAAGGCAGACAGCTGGACGGCCGGCGGCGTGCTGCAACCGCATTTCCTGCCCGGCTTCTCGCTGTCGGCGGACTATATCAGCATCAATATCGCCAACGAGATCACCGAGGCGGGGCTGACCAACGAGATGGATGCCTGCTACGATTCAAGCGACTTTCCGTCCAACCCCTATTGCAGCACGTTCACGCGCGACGCCAATCATCAGGTGACGTCGTACACCGACAATTTCACCAACATCGCAATCGAGAAGTTCCGCGCATTGCAGGCGGGGATCGCCTACAGCTTCCCGCTCGACCGTCTCGGCCTGCCGACGGGCGCCGGCGCGCTCGATCTTTCGGCGACCTATCTGCATACGTTCAAGCACTTCACCAAGACCGGCGAGGCCGATCAGGAGGAGGTGCTCGACAATGTTTCCAATCCCAAGGACTCGGTCGTCGCCAACATCGATTGGAAGACCAATCGTTTCGACTGGCTGTGGACGGTAAGCTATTACGGGCCGACCGATGTCGATCCCAACAATTATGATGCCTATCAATATCCGCGCGTCAGTCCCTACTGGATGGCGGACACGTCCGTCGGCATCAAGACGACCAATCACTTCGATATCCGCCTGATCGTCGACAATGTCTTCGGCCTCAAGGTGCCTTTCCCTTACGGCAGTTCCTATTCGGAGAATAAGGATTTCGACGCGATTATGGGGCGTTACTTCCGGGTGAACGTCAAAGTTAAGATGTAGGAAGCGAGGGGGCCGTGCGTTCGGATGCATGGCCCCAGCTGTTGGCGCCGATGGGAGCGGCTCGGCTCTTCCGTTTCGTTGGCCGCAAAGGCTCTACGGATCGATGCCGGAGCGATGGATGCCGCATCGCAAGATAGCGGCACGATATCGTAGACATTGGAGGCCCAGCACGTGGTGGTCGGAATCGATGGATCAGAAGCGTCGGCAAACCCCGGCCTCGTGTGATTGGCGGGCGGACCCGCCGATCGACGTTGGACGTCCACTCGCATGAAAGCCGCATCCCGTTCGGCAGAGATTAATAATCGTGGGCCATATTGATTGCAGTGCAGCATTTCAGAGCGAGACCGATTCTGATGACCAGCAACGATGCCAATGACCATGTCGAGAGCCCTGCATGTGTGATGCGCCGCATCTTGGAAGCGCAGAATGATCTCTCCGATGAGCAGCGCGACTATATGGAAAAGATGGAAGCCTATCTTGACGGGCCGGGCCACGATCAGTCGGCGTAACGTGGGTGGGCGGGCCTGACGATCGGACCCGCTCGGCCTGCCGGTGACGCGCATCGGAAGCGCACCGATCGGCGGCTATACCGTTTCGCTTCGGACGAAATCGACGAAAGCCCGCATCGCCGCAGGCAACTGCCGGCGACCCGGATAATAGAGATAGAAGCCGGCATAATCGGGGCACCAATCCTCGAGCAGGCGGACCAGCCGGCCGCTGGCGAGCAGCGTCTCGACCTGGCCCTCGAACGCATAGGCCAGTCCGATCCCGTCGAGCGCCGCCTCGACCATCAGCGACTGGTCGTTCATCGTGAGCGGGCCATCGACCTCGACGGCGATGTCGACGCCGCCGCGCTCGAACTCCCAGGCATAATGGCGGCCGCTGTCGAACCGCAGGCGGATGCAGGGCAGCGTCTTCAGATCCTCCGGGCGAGCGGGGCGGGGATGGCGTTCCAGAAAGGCCGGCGAGGCGACCACGGCCGAGCGCTGGCGCGGCCCGATCGGCAGGGCGATCATATCCTGGGCGATGGTCTCGCCGAAGCGGATGCCGGCATCGAAGCCGCCGGAGACGAGATCGATCAGCCCGTTGCTCACCACCAGATCGACCTTGACCTGGGGGTGGGCGGCCAGGAACCGGCCGACGATCGGGCGCACCACCATTTCGGCCGACGACCGCGCGCAGTTCAGCCGGAGCGTGCCGGCGGGAGTCCCCCTGAAATTGTTCAGATCGTCCAGCGCATCGTCGATATCCCGGAAGGCCGGGGCGACGCGCGCATAGAGCTGCTCGCCGGCCTCGGTAAGCGCGACGCTGCGGGTCGTGCGGTTGAACAGCCTGACATCGAGCCGTTCCTCCAGCGCCCTGAGCGCGTGGCTGAGCGCGGACGGCGTGCAGCCCATCTGATCGGCCGCACGGCGAAAGCTGCCGTGGCGGGCGATGGCGAGGAAGCTCGCGAGGTCACCGGGATCGATCGGGCGCATTGCTGAATATTGCTCACTACCCTGACGAAAATCCAGTCGATTATCTCATTGCTTTCCCCAGAGTAGGACCATGCGCAGGGGCCGGATCGCCCGACGTTCGAATGGAGGCACATCATGCGTATCTGGTTCATTACCGGGGTCAGTTCCGGCTTCGGGCGGGCGATCGCGGAGGCGGCGCTGGCAGCGGGCGATGTGGTCGCCGGCAGCGTCCGCAAGGAAAGCGACCGCGCCGCCTTCGAGGCGCTGGCGCCCGGCCGTGCCCATGGGGTGCTGCTCGATGTCACCGACGAGGCGGCGATCCCCCTGGCGATCGACCGCATCGAGTGGGAGATCGGCGCGATCGGCATCCTCATCAACAATGCGGGCTATGGCCATGAAGGGCTGGTCGAGGAATCGACGATGGACGAGTTGCGGCGGCAGTTCGACGCCAATGTCTTCGGCGCCGTCGCGACGATCAAGGCGGTGCTGCCCCGGATGCGCGCGCGCCGCGCCGGTCATATCCTCAACATCACCTCGATGGGCGGCCTGATGACGATGCCGGGGCTCGCTTATTATCATGGCAGCAAGTTCGCGCTGGAGGGCATCTCCGAGAGCCTCGGCAAGGAGGTGAAGCATCTCGGCATCCACGTCACGGCGATCGAGCCGGGCTCGTTCCGGACGGATTGGGCGGGCCGATCGATGGTGCGGGCGGCGCGCTCGATCGCCGATTACGACGCGCTGATGGACCCGATCCGGGAGCGGCGCCAGGCCGCGAGCGGCAGGCAGCTTGGCGATCCGGCCCGGCTGGCGGCCGCGGTGATGACGCTGGTGGCGGCGAACGATCCGCCGGCCCATCTGCTGCTCGGCTCGGATGCGTCGCGGCTGGTGGCCGAGAAGCTCGCCGGCTTGAACGCCGAGTTCGAGGCCTGGGAAGAGGTGACGCTGTCTACCGACATGCCGGTTTGACGGCACGTCCATGTCGCGGCGCCGGGCGTGCGGCGGTCCATCCTTGCCAGCAAGGGCTGGCCCGGCGCGAGGGGTTCGCGCCGGGCCGTCGGCCTAATCGGCTTAACGCGCCTCTGCTGCGGCGATGGCGTCGCGCCCCGCCGGAATATGCGCCGGCGCGGCCTCGTCGGTGACGGCCTGCCAGACGGCGTCGGCGACATCGCCCGATTCCGTGATCGGCCCGCTATCCTGTTCCCAGCCGGCGAAGACCTGCTGCACCATCTCCGCATAGGGTTCCGGGAAGCCGCCCGTCATGCGCGTCCGTGCATTCTCGCCGAACCGCGTGTCTGGCGCCCGGCCGGGCAGCACGACGCGGGTGCGGATGTTGAACGGCGCCAGCTCCAGCGCGATGACGTCGGTGAAGGCGTTTACCGCCGCCTTGCTGGCGGTGTAGACCGACAGCAAGGGCAGCGTCTTGAGAGTGACCGACGATGTCACATTGACGATCACGCCGGCGCGACGCGCGCGGAACTGCGGCAGCACGGCCTGGGTCATGGCGATGGTTCCGAGCGTGTTGGTCTCGAATATCGCGCGCGCATCGGCCATCGGCGTGCCTTCGAGCGCGTTGAGGAAGCCGATGCCAGCATTGTTGACCAACGCATCGATCGGCCCGGCCGCTTCGATGGCGGCGGCGATGCTGGCGGCATCGGTCACGTCGAGCGCGACGACCCGGAGGCGATCGGACGGGGGCAGGATGTCGTCCTTGGGCGAGCGCATCGTCGCGACGACGTCCCATCCGCGATCGGCGAAGAGGCGCGCGGTATCGAGGCCGAAGCCCGAGGAACAGCCGGTAATCAATATGGTGGGCATATCATCATCTCCTGTCAGGGACGGGAGAGAGATAGATTTTTGCACGCGACCTTCTACAATCGAACGTCCATGATCCGTTAGCGGCCGTCCAGAAATGATCGATCCCCTCGCGCAGGTGGTGAGCCTGCTGCAACCCGACCTCTCCTATTCCAAGTTCGTCGAAGGGGCGGGCGCCTGGCGCGTCCGGCGGGCCGAACAGGGCCGACCTTTCTTCTGCGCCATGTTGCAGGGCGCGATCCGGCTGGAGGTGCAGGGCAGCGACCCGATCGTCGTGGAGCAAGGCGATTTCGTCCTCATTCCCGCGGCCTATGATTTCGCGTCGTCCAGCCTCGCCGCCGGCGTGACGACGGACCTCACATCGATGCCGACCGAGGTTCGTCCCAACGTCTTCCGGATCGGAGATCAAGAGGCCGAACCGGACCTTCGCATGCTCATCGGCTATTGTGCCTTCGGTTCGACCGATTCCGCGTTGCTGGTGACGCTTCTGCCGGCCCTGATCCATGCGCGGGGCGAGGGACGGCTGACCACGCTCATCCAGTTCGCCGTGCAGGAGTTCCGCAGCGAGAGGCCGGCGCGCGACGTCGTGCTGGCGCGGCTGATGGAACTGCTCTTCATCGAGGCGCTCCGTTCATCCGGGCCGCATTGCCCGAGCGGGGTTCTCAAGGGGCTCGGCGACGATCGCGTGGCGGCGGCGATCCGGTGCATCCACGAAAGCCCCACCGAAGCCTGGACCGTCGCCAATCTGGCGAGAGCCTCCGCCATGTCCCGATCGGCATTTTTCGATCGCTTCCGGCAGACCGTCGGCATGTCGCCGATGGAATATCTCCTGCATTGGCGGATGATCCTCGCCAAGAATCTGCTGCGTCTGCGGGAGGGCAATGTCGCGCAGATCGCCCGCCGGGTGGGATATGGTTCCGCCAGCACCTTCAGCGTGGCGTTCACCCGCCACGTCGGGGTGCCGCCCAGCGTCTATGGGCGGGAACTGGAGGCCGATTGAACGGTCACGGAGGGCAGCCGGTCAATTGCCGTCGGCGTCGACCATGAACCACATCGGCTTGCCGCGGGACGAGGGCTCCCAGCCGGCCAGCAAGGCGGAGCGGACACCCCGCGCGACAATCGCGTCGTTGATCTGGAGGCGGCCCCGCTGCAGGCCTTTCAGCAAGCGCTTCGGCGGCGGGAATTCCAGCAAAGCACCGCGCTGCGTGTCCTTCTGCAGCAAGGCGATCGTCATGCCCTGCCAGCCATCGGACTCGCTCCACTGCGGTTCGCGCCGGACCTCCCACTCATATTGAGCGCCTTCGACGTCGACGATACCGGCAAGCCTGTGGGTCTGAAGCATAGCGATATGCGTAGCATGGTTAGGATGGCATGACATCAAAGTCCCTCTGGCCTGCTGGTGCGATGCCGTGATCACGGTTGCGCCTGGGAGCCGGTAGAAGGATGGCTAGGTGCGGATCACGAGGATGCAGGGAAGGATGGGAACGGATCATGAGTGAATGGAATCGCCGCGAACTGGGGATGATCGGGCTCGGCGCCGCAGCGCTGGCGACGACGGGGCCGGCGACGGCCGCCGCCGCCGCGTCGGGGGCGGGAGCCCAGCCGGCAGGGAATGGCGGCCCCTTTCCTCCCGATTTTCTCTGGGGATGTGCGACCGCATCCTACCAGATCGAAGGTGCGGTCAAGGAAGATGGGCGTGGCGAGACCAATTGGGATGTCTTCGCCCATACGCCGGGGCGGGTTGCCAATGGCGATACGGGCGACGTCGCCTGCGACAGCTATCATCGCTACCAGGAGGACACGCAATTGTTGAAGGCGATGGGCGTGAAGGCCTATCGCATGTCGCTCGCCTGGTCGCGGATCGTGCCGGAGGGCAGGGGGCAGGAGAATCCCAAGGGCCTCGATCATTATGATCGGGTGATCGACGATCTGCTCGCCAACGGTATCACGCCCTATGTCACGCTGTTCCACTGGGATCTGCCGCAGGCGCTGCCGGGGGGCTGGCAGAACCGCGATACCGCTTATGCGTTCGCCGACTATGCGGCATTGGTCGCCCGCCGCCTGTCGGATCGGGTGAGCCACTTCATGACGGTGAACGAACTGCGCTGCTTCACCGATCTCGGCCATATGCAGGGTATCCACGCGCCGGGCCTCAAGCTGCCGCCGGCCCAGGTCAACCAGGTGCGCCATCATGGCGTGCTGGCGCATGGCCTCGGCGTCCAGGCGATCCGCGCCCACGCACGGCGCGGCACCCAGGTCGGCCTTGCCGACAATACCAGCTTCTTCGTGCCGGTGATCGAGACCGAGGCGCATATCGCGGCCGCCCGCAAGGCGACCCGCGAGGTCAACGCGATGTTCCTCACCGCGATCATGGAAGGCCGGTATATCGACAGCTATCTCGAGGCCGAGGGGGCCAATGCGCCGAAGGTGCAGGACGGCGACATGAAAGTGATCAGCAGTCCGGTCGATTTCGTGGCGCTCAATGTCTACACCCCCTCCTATGTCCGGGCGGACGATGCGGCGCCGGGCTATGTCGTCCTGCCGCACCAGCCATCGTCGCCGCGCATGGCCTCGCCATGGCTGTATGTCGGGCCGGAGGTCGCCTATTGGGGCGTGCGCTGCGTCCATGACCTGTGGCAGCCGAAGGCGCTTTATATCTCCGAAAATGGCTGTTCGGCCGACGATCAGATGGTCGACGGTCGCGTCGATGATCCCGATCGCGTCATGTATCTGCGCAACTATCTCGGCCAGTTCCAGCGGGCCACGCGCGAGGGGCTGCCGCTCAAGGGCTATTTCCTCTGGAGCCTGATGGACAATTACGAGTGGGCGGATGGTTATGGAAAGCGCTTCGGCGTCCATTATGTCGATTTCGCCACGTTGAAGCGGACCCCGAAGCTCAGCGCGCAATGGTATGGCGAACTGATCCGTCGCAACGCCCTGGTCTGATCAGGGCGAGACGGCTCCGCCGGGTCGTGGCCTGACATCGCGGCCGGAAATGGTGGGACATGCGGTTTTTCGGCGACCGCCTAGCCCGCCAATGTCCGGCCGCTGATATCGCGGGGAAAACCCGCCGCGAGATGATCGATCAGGGCACGGACGGCGGGCGGCAGCCCCCGCCTCGTCGTGAAGACGAGATGGACGATCCCCTGCAGCCCGCGCCATTCGGGCAGGATGCGGACGAGGTGCCCGGACCTCAGCGCATCGAGGCAGACATGATCGGGAAGGATCGCGACGCCGAGGCCATCGATCGCGGCGTCGCGAACCGCCACCATGTCCTCGCAGCCCATGCGCGGGACGACGCGCACGACATGCTTGCGGCCATCCTCCGTTTCCAGATGCCATTCGAGATCATCCGCCGCATCGTCGGTGGCCAGCGCCGGCAGCTCGGTCAGTTGCTCGATCCTGTCGATCCGGCCGGCGAACCGCGGGTGGGCCACCAGGATGCGGGTCGATCGCCCCAGCGAGCGCATGGTCAGCGCGGCGTCGCTGGTCAGGCTTGCCCGCACGCGCAGCGCCAGGTCGATCCGTTCCTCGATCAGATCGACGGCACGATCGGTCGCGACGAGTTGCAGCCGCACCTTGGGATAGCGCGTGAGAAACGCCGAGATCAGGCCCGAAATCGGCTGGAGCATCCCCGTCGGGCAGCTGACGCGGATCCGCCCATGCGGCTCGACCTGCGCCTGCACGACCAGCGCCTCGGCCTGCTCGGCCTCCGCCAATATGGCACGGCATCGCTCGTAGAACGCCTGGCCCGTGTCGGTGACGCGGAAGCGGCGGCTCGATCGTTCGATCAGGCGCAGGCCCAATCGCTCCTCCAGCCCTGCGATGCGCCGGCTGAGTTTCGACTTGGGTTCCCGCAACGCGCGCCCGGCCGCTGCGAAGCCGCCATGCGTCACCACCTCGGCGAAATAGGCATAGTCGTTGAGATCGATCCGCATCAGCGTTCCTCCTATGGAACGATAAGTGCCATATTTGCCGACTACAGGCATCATCGTTGTCGTCGCATCTTCACCGGGCACCGGCGCTTGGCCGGACCTCGAAGGAACAGACGATGGCAGACAAGTTCGGCAACAAGGTCGTGGTGGTGACCGGCGGCACCAGCGGCATCGGCCTCGCCACCGCCAAGGCCTTCGCCGCGGAAGGCGCATCGGTGTTCGTCACCGGCCGCCGCCAGGCGGCGCTCGACGCGGCCGTGAAGCAGATTGGCGGCCGGGTGACCGGCGTGCAGGGCGACATGGCGGTGCTGGCCGACATCGACCGGCTGTATGATGCGGTCCAGCAGCAGCATAAGCAGATCGATGTGGTCTTCGCCAATGCCGGGGGCGGCGAACTCGCCCCGCTCGGCGCGATCACCGAGGCGCATTATCAGAGCATCTTCGACAGCAATGTGAAGGGCGTGCTGTTCACCGTACAGAAGGCGCTGCCGCTGCTGCGCGACGGCGGCGCGGTGATCCTCACCTCGTCGACCACCAGCATCAAGGGCACCGGCGCCTTCAGCGTCTATTCGGCGACCAAGGCGGCGGTGCGGAATTTCGCGCGCAGCTGGATCCTCGATCTGAAGGAGCGGCATATCCGGGTGAACGTGGTCAGCCCCGGCCT
This genomic window from Sphingomonas abietis contains:
- a CDS encoding LysR family transcriptional regulator yields the protein MRIDLNDYAYFAEVVTHGGFAAAGRALREPKSKLSRRIAGLEERLGLRLIERSSRRFRVTDTGQAFYERCRAILAEAEQAEALVVQAQVEPHGRIRVSCPTGMLQPISGLISAFLTRYPKVRLQLVATDRAVDLIEERIDLALRVRASLTSDAALTMRSLGRSTRILVAHPRFAGRIDRIEQLTELPALATDDAADDLEWHLETEDGRKHVVRVVPRMGCEDMVAVRDAAIDGLGVAILPDHVCLDALRSGHLVRILPEWRGLQGIVHLVFTTRRGLPPAVRALIDHLAAGFPRDISGRTLAG
- a CDS encoding GH1 family beta-glucosidase, producing MSEWNRRELGMIGLGAAALATTGPATAAAAASGAGAQPAGNGGPFPPDFLWGCATASYQIEGAVKEDGRGETNWDVFAHTPGRVANGDTGDVACDSYHRYQEDTQLLKAMGVKAYRMSLAWSRIVPEGRGQENPKGLDHYDRVIDDLLANGITPYVTLFHWDLPQALPGGWQNRDTAYAFADYAALVARRLSDRVSHFMTVNELRCFTDLGHMQGIHAPGLKLPPAQVNQVRHHGVLAHGLGVQAIRAHARRGTQVGLADNTSFFVPVIETEAHIAAARKATREVNAMFLTAIMEGRYIDSYLEAEGANAPKVQDGDMKVISSPVDFVALNVYTPSYVRADDAAPGYVVLPHQPSSPRMASPWLYVGPEVAYWGVRCVHDLWQPKALYISENGCSADDQMVDGRVDDPDRVMYLRNYLGQFQRATREGLPLKGYFLWSLMDNYEWADGYGKRFGVHYVDFATLKRTPKLSAQWYGELIRRNALV
- a CDS encoding TonB-dependent receptor domain-containing protein translates to MTDLPISILSGQTINDQGYTNIGQALTNSPAFGVPGNSNVGSQGSFGAGQTFVNMYDLGAQRTLALVNGNRFVSSSTSSLFGAVQGSPVDLGQIAPGLVDRIDVVSVGGAPIYGSDAIAGTVNIILKKNYQGVELDGSQGISQKGDGQDYNFSFLAGKNFADGRGNITANVYYDHQSGLTTADRNITSSEGPFFGYNPAGNYQYQLYKTGGYKYSIFTNTGLPMVADSYPIISGQPYASVTNAAGQALNFNKSGHLTQFTDGIPLATGDSEVGGDGFPINDYGNLLTESKRIQGTLLANYELTDHIRFHGEFWASHDTAANLADQPYYSTADFGDPAGTANGNLILNTSNPYLSAADSATINAAVNAANGTNNASNDFYLARANTDLETGAFRSTTNLWRIVGGLDGDFTIGSRNFTWDATVNYGHVSTVTSERELVTQNFFNALDAVVGGNGQIQCASGYTNASIQTGSSTCAPLDIFGAGNESQSALNYVTALAKTHQVDTQFDAVADVKGSILTLPAGDVKIVLGYEHRRESQSFDPGAFYRGEEQSDGSYVQYGNSIPITPVAGSYNTNEGFGELAIPLVSPDMHVPLIHSLDLSGSARYTDNSLTGGFWSYTGGGTYSPVSGVTFRGNYTRSFRSPSVTELFSPTGSTFETANDPCDPRFISGGANPAQRAKNCAAEGIPTDFVSHVADATAEGSSGGNVNLQNEKADSWTAGGVLQPHFLPGFSLSADYISINIANEITEAGLTNEMDACYDSSDFPSNPYCSTFTRDANHQVTSYTDNFTNIAIEKFRALQAGIAYSFPLDRLGLPTGAGALDLSATYLHTFKHFTKTGEADQEEVLDNVSNPKDSVVANIDWKTNRFDWLWTVSYYGPTDVDPNNYDAYQYPRVSPYWMADTSVGIKTTNHFDIRLIVDNVFGLKVPFPYGSSYSENKDFDAIMGRYFRVNVKVKM
- a CDS encoding SDR family NAD(P)-dependent oxidoreductase codes for the protein MADKFGNKVVVVTGGTSGIGLATAKAFAAEGASVFVTGRRQAALDAAVKQIGGRVTGVQGDMAVLADIDRLYDAVQQQHKQIDVVFANAGGGELAPLGAITEAHYQSIFDSNVKGVLFTVQKALPLLRDGGAVILTSSTTSIKGTGAFSVYSATKAAVRNFARSWILDLKERHIRVNVVSPGLTETAGLNDLFGGGDQAQGTKDYLIGQIPAGRIGEPEEIAKAVLFLASDDASYINGVELFVDGGQAQI
- a CDS encoding SDR family oxidoreductase, which produces MPTILITGCSSGFGLDTARLFADRGWDVVATMRSPKDDILPPSDRLRVVALDVTDAASIAAAIEAAGPIDALVNNAGIGFLNALEGTPMADARAIFETNTLGTIAMTQAVLPQFRARRAGVIVNVTSSVTLKTLPLLSVYTASKAAVNAFTDVIALELAPFNIRTRVVLPGRAPDTRFGENARTRMTGGFPEPYAEMVQQVFAGWEQDSGPITESGDVADAVWQAVTDEAAPAHIPAGRDAIAAAEAR
- a CDS encoding LysR family transcriptional regulator, translated to MRPIDPGDLASFLAIARHGSFRRAADQMGCTPSALSHALRALEERLDVRLFNRTTRSVALTEAGEQLYARVAPAFRDIDDALDDLNNFRGTPAGTLRLNCARSSAEMVVRPIVGRFLAAHPQVKVDLVVSNGLIDLVSGGFDAGIRFGETIAQDMIALPIGPRQRSAVVASPAFLERHPRPARPEDLKTLPCIRLRFDSGRHYAWEFERGGVDIAVEVDGPLTMNDQSLMVEAALDGIGLAYAFEGQVETLLASGRLVRLLEDWCPDYAGFYLYYPGRRQLPAAMRAFVDFVRSETV
- a CDS encoding oxidoreductase — protein: MRIWFITGVSSGFGRAIAEAALAAGDVVAGSVRKESDRAAFEALAPGRAHGVLLDVTDEAAIPLAIDRIEWEIGAIGILINNAGYGHEGLVEESTMDELRRQFDANVFGAVATIKAVLPRMRARRAGHILNITSMGGLMTMPGLAYYHGSKFALEGISESLGKEVKHLGIHVTAIEPGSFRTDWAGRSMVRAARSIADYDALMDPIRERRQAASGRQLGDPARLAAAVMTLVAANDPPAHLLLGSDASRLVAEKLAGLNAEFEAWEEVTLSTDMPV
- a CDS encoding AraC family transcriptional regulator, which produces MIDPLAQVVSLLQPDLSYSKFVEGAGAWRVRRAEQGRPFFCAMLQGAIRLEVQGSDPIVVEQGDFVLIPAAYDFASSSLAAGVTTDLTSMPTEVRPNVFRIGDQEAEPDLRMLIGYCAFGSTDSALLVTLLPALIHARGEGRLTTLIQFAVQEFRSERPARDVVLARLMELLFIEALRSSGPHCPSGVLKGLGDDRVAAAIRCIHESPTEAWTVANLARASAMSRSAFFDRFRQTVGMSPMEYLLHWRMILAKNLLRLREGNVAQIARRVGYGSASTFSVAFTRHVGVPPSVYGRELEAD